A window of the Pedobacter frigiditerrae genome harbors these coding sequences:
- a CDS encoding Eco57I restriction-modification methylase domain-containing protein: MKNNQLIKLLTRLGLENTVFFRTEDSNTYFFDFHIDVKSKLDTIKPDAVYVFNKQPFILFFDLIGDDDVARENEIHKKVWSFDNSPVIFIVKSSTIQIFNALNYIKNKEGNGGELEEINLTDEERDVRFSFWNLQSGETWKWFQNDYLENTKKRETRKRVNERLFQNIKEVRYYLTDTNNLNHLHDKQANSLILRLIFIRYLIDRGIKIDNGFISGETTNDKRKSFSNIIKQPKRLKELFANLNDKFNGVLFREFDIQLDQTHSDYLANVFKGELQEQGTLFEGYFFEIFDFSIIPVEVISGIYESLIDEETRELNSAVYTPSFLVDYILSDTVEDYLNKSQSSECTIFEVAVGSGIFLVQSLRRMIEKEIELNGKDDKEAFSNKIRDIAKRNLFGIDINREALKVTCFSIYIALLDYQEPKDVEQYPFPNFLDENLFEANFFNTAHEFNKVIKQSCPKFILGNPPWKSKKDDIVHTSWLKHNKKIVGRFEIAQSFLLRTKDFMQGDTRAALIVTSTIFYNVSKTTKKFKNEFLTTYCIDKFFDLSPVRRLIFEQKNSPATVIYYRLSQEKEYLNNVIDHQSVKSNRFLKYFKMLVIEKFDQKKILQKHFIDNDWMFKVALYGNTMDFILISKLYSLKTTSVQELIDNNVLFKGAGIERGKDPKPYYELLGLPIIENSEIKQDYSGIWKTKALTEKDIHLSRGRNKNIFIGSKILFKEQAFNESEPLVSYTKEDLVFRKGIFSISSKDDNYIKVLYTFFKSDLTCYFLYLISAAWGVGTRPAVRFDEEFLDLPFIEPTTETKTRLISLANQFLEPNKKFFNQFNLGEPERNEKILNEINSTINNLYKIKEHEKDLINYVLDVSRFQFQESKQHLFTRAIDSNEAFIEKYANVFIQEFENIYDEEFLQVEVYPLNYFIALNFIFLGSKPKKTIIYPNDKDEKEVLKKLANNLSIEQITNTQDPTKNLFVQKDIKGFEKNSFYIIKPNEYKCWHRAIAWYDVAEFKEAIELAELHSLKDQIND; the protein is encoded by the coding sequence TTGAAAAATAATCAATTAATTAAGCTATTAACCCGACTAGGACTGGAAAATACTGTTTTCTTTAGGACAGAAGATAGCAATACTTATTTTTTTGATTTCCATATAGACGTTAAAAGCAAGTTGGATACTATAAAGCCCGATGCCGTTTACGTTTTTAATAAGCAGCCCTTTATTTTATTTTTTGATTTAATAGGAGACGATGACGTTGCTAGAGAAAATGAAATACATAAAAAGGTATGGTCTTTTGATAATTCTCCAGTTATTTTTATAGTTAAAAGTTCAACTATTCAAATCTTTAATGCATTAAATTATATTAAAAATAAAGAAGGTAATGGTGGCGAGCTTGAAGAAATAAATTTGACTGATGAAGAGCGTGATGTCAGGTTTTCTTTTTGGAATTTGCAAAGTGGGGAAACATGGAAATGGTTTCAGAACGATTATTTAGAAAACACGAAGAAAAGAGAAACAAGAAAAAGGGTTAATGAAAGGCTGTTCCAAAATATTAAAGAGGTAAGGTATTATTTGACAGATACAAATAACTTGAACCATTTGCATGACAAACAAGCAAACTCTCTAATATTAAGATTAATTTTTATTCGCTATTTGATTGATAGAGGTATTAAAATAGATAATGGTTTTATTTCGGGAGAAACAACCAATGATAAGAGAAAGAGTTTTAGTAATATAATAAAGCAACCAAAACGCTTAAAAGAGCTTTTTGCTAATTTAAATGACAAGTTTAACGGAGTATTATTTAGGGAGTTTGATATTCAACTTGATCAAACACATTCAGATTATCTTGCGAATGTTTTTAAAGGTGAATTACAAGAACAAGGAACATTATTTGAGGGATACTTTTTTGAAATTTTTGATTTTTCAATAATTCCTGTGGAAGTAATTTCCGGGATTTATGAATCTTTGATAGATGAAGAAACGAGAGAACTTAATTCTGCTGTTTATACTCCCTCATTCTTAGTTGACTATATTTTAAGCGATACGGTTGAAGATTATCTAAATAAATCTCAGTCTTCTGAATGTACAATATTTGAGGTTGCCGTAGGTTCTGGAATTTTTCTTGTTCAGTCATTGCGAAGGATGATTGAAAAAGAGATTGAGTTAAATGGTAAAGATGACAAAGAAGCATTTAGTAATAAGATAAGAGATATTGCTAAGCGTAATCTTTTTGGGATAGATATTAATAGAGAGGCATTAAAGGTTACTTGTTTTTCAATTTATATTGCCTTGTTAGATTATCAGGAGCCAAAAGATGTTGAACAATACCCATTTCCAAATTTTTTAGATGAAAATTTATTTGAAGCGAATTTCTTTAATACAGCACATGAATTTAATAAGGTAATTAAACAAAGTTGTCCAAAATTTATTTTAGGAAATCCACCTTGGAAAAGTAAAAAGGATGATATTGTACATACAAGCTGGTTAAAGCATAACAAAAAAATTGTTGGTAGATTCGAGATTGCGCAATCTTTCCTATTAAGAACAAAAGATTTTATGCAAGGTGATACTCGTGCAGCATTAATTGTAACAAGTACTATTTTTTATAACGTCTCAAAAACTACAAAGAAGTTCAAGAATGAGTTTTTAACAACTTATTGCATTGACAAATTCTTTGATTTATCTCCAGTAAGAAGATTAATCTTTGAACAGAAAAACAGTCCTGCAACTGTTATTTATTACAGGCTTTCTCAGGAAAAAGAATATTTGAATAATGTCATAGATCACCAATCTGTAAAATCAAATCGGTTTTTAAAATATTTTAAGATGTTAGTCATTGAGAAATTTGACCAAAAAAAAATATTGCAAAAACATTTTATAGACAATGACTGGATGTTTAAAGTTGCCCTATATGGTAACACTATGGATTTTATCTTAATTAGTAAATTATATTCATTAAAAACCACTAGCGTTCAAGAGTTAATTGATAATAATGTTCTGTTTAAAGGTGCGGGTATAGAAAGGGGCAAAGATCCAAAACCTTATTACGAATTATTAGGGTTGCCCATTATAGAAAACAGTGAAATAAAACAAGATTATTCCGGAATTTGGAAAACAAAAGCTTTGACGGAAAAAGACATCCATCTGTCAAGGGGAAGGAATAAAAATATATTTATAGGAAGTAAAATATTATTTAAAGAACAGGCTTTTAATGAAAGTGAACCTTTAGTATCATATACTAAAGAAGATTTAGTTTTTAGAAAGGGAATTTTTTCAATTTCCTCTAAAGATGATAATTATATTAAAGTTCTTTATACCTTTTTTAAATCAGACTTAACATGCTATTTTCTCTATTTGATATCTGCAGCATGGGGTGTTGGAACTAGACCTGCTGTGAGGTTTGATGAAGAATTTCTTGATTTACCCTTTATTGAACCAACCACTGAAACAAAAACAAGATTAATTAGTCTGGCAAATCAGTTTTTGGAGCCAAACAAAAAGTTTTTTAATCAATTTAATTTAGGTGAGCCTGAAAGAAATGAAAAAATATTAAACGAAATCAATTCAACGATTAACAATTTATATAAAATTAAAGAGCACGAAAAGGATCTTATTAATTATGTATTGGATGTATCGAGATTTCAATTTCAAGAAAGCAAACAACATTTATTCACAAGGGCAATAGACTCCAATGAAGCCTTTATTGAAAAATATGCAAATGTATTTATACAAGAATTCGAAAATATTTATGATGAAGAATTTTTGCAAGTTGAGGTTTATCCTTTAAATTATTTTATTGCTTTAAATTTTATCTTTTTAGGCTCAAAACCAAAAAAAACCATTATTTATCCAAATGATAAAGATGAAAAGGAAGTTCTGAAAAAATTAGCAAATAATTTAAGCATAGAGCAAATTACAAATACCCAAGACCCAACAAAAAATTTATTTGTGCAGAAAGATATTAAAGGTTTTGAAAAAAACTCATTTTACATAATTAAGCCAAACGAATATAAATGCTGGCATAGGGCAATAGCTTGGTATGATGTAGCAGAATTTAAAGAAGCTATAGAATTAGCAGAACTGCACAGTTTAAAAGACCAAATAAATGACTAA
- a CDS encoding Gfo/Idh/MocA family protein produces MNNESSRRLFLKQALLASAAIAAPNLLMANGKWIGPADKVNIAFIGIGNRGAEIALELYKTGLANVVALCDVDMGAPQTLQILKQFPDVPRFQDFRQMFDKMGKQIEAVSIGVPDFAHFPITMMAMGLGIHVYTEKPMARTFNEVELMMKAAEKYPKVVTQMGNQGHSEANYFQYKAWVDAGIIKDVTAITAHMNSSRRWHGWDTKIKSFPAAEPKPGTLNWDIWQMATDNHNYNKDFVNGQWRCWYDFGMGALGDWGAHILDTSHQFLNLGLPYEVKPKKLTGHNDFFYPTSTTLSFKFPKRGEMPPLEISWYDGVDNLPPIPAGYGVSGLDPNIPPPSTGAIQPAKLNPGKIIYSKDLTFKGGSHGSTLSIIPEEKAKGMAAKLPQVPKSPSNHFANFLLACKGQEQTRSPFAIAGPLSQVFCLGVLAQWTGDKLKFDREKKVITNNRKANELLVGPPPRKGWEQYYKI; encoded by the coding sequence ATGAACAACGAATCTTCGAGGCGGTTATTCTTGAAACAAGCCTTACTGGCATCTGCGGCAATTGCAGCACCTAATTTATTAATGGCGAATGGCAAATGGATTGGGCCTGCCGATAAGGTTAACATCGCCTTTATAGGAATTGGTAATCGAGGAGCAGAAATTGCCCTAGAGTTATACAAAACTGGTTTGGCCAATGTTGTTGCCTTATGTGATGTAGATATGGGTGCGCCACAAACATTACAAATTTTAAAACAGTTTCCAGATGTGCCCCGTTTTCAAGATTTTAGACAGATGTTTGATAAAATGGGCAAGCAAATTGAAGCGGTATCTATTGGTGTTCCAGATTTTGCTCATTTTCCTATCACCATGATGGCAATGGGCTTAGGTATCCATGTTTATACCGAAAAGCCTATGGCTCGTACTTTTAATGAAGTAGAGCTCATGATGAAAGCAGCTGAGAAATATCCTAAGGTGGTAACACAGATGGGTAATCAGGGGCACTCTGAAGCTAATTATTTTCAATACAAAGCTTGGGTAGATGCAGGTATCATTAAAGATGTAACTGCAATTACAGCACACATGAATTCATCTAGGCGTTGGCATGGATGGGATACAAAAATAAAATCTTTCCCAGCGGCAGAACCTAAACCTGGAACATTAAACTGGGACATTTGGCAGATGGCTACCGATAACCATAACTACAATAAAGATTTCGTGAATGGGCAATGGCGCTGCTGGTACGATTTCGGAATGGGAGCATTGGGCGATTGGGGTGCGCATATTTTAGATACATCACATCAGTTCCTTAATCTTGGTTTGCCTTATGAGGTAAAACCGAAGAAATTAACAGGACATAATGATTTCTTCTACCCAACTTCTACCACGCTATCTTTCAAATTTCCTAAACGTGGAGAAATGCCACCATTAGAAATTAGTTGGTACGATGGCGTTGACAATTTGCCGCCTATACCTGCAGGTTACGGTGTATCTGGTCTCGACCCAAATATTCCGCCTCCAAGTACAGGTGCCATACAACCAGCAAAACTTAATCCCGGTAAAATCATTTATAGTAAAGACCTTACTTTTAAAGGAGGTTCGCATGGCAGTACTTTATCTATCATTCCAGAAGAAAAAGCAAAAGGGATGGCTGCTAAGTTGCCGCAAGTTCCTAAAAGCCCATCTAACCACTTCGCCAATTTCTTACTGGCTTGTAAAGGGCAAGAACAAACTCGTTCTCCATTTGCAATAGCAGGACCTTTAAGCCAAGTATTCTGCCTAGGCGTTTTAGCGCAATGGACTGGTGATAAATTGAAATTTGATAGAGAGAAAAAAGTAATTACTAATAATAGAAAAGCTAATGAATTGCTAGTAGGCCCACCGCCACGTAAGGGTTGGGAGCAATATTATAAGATATAA
- a CDS encoding mechanosensitive ion channel domain-containing protein: protein MKLFSRLSVCLTFFLLAPGLLIAQQKTALKDSTVKDSVITFVEKMQLFAKRSASRSAKDFEADKAVLTQNRIFEEVKRNLQKAKIYLNTSNDTASIKSSLDGIEKDLNTAIDGVITNKGSAQTFRNLTATAKILTELQVKATRIKVTLDLRQKELNTFRYQLDSLLSIPELFKFSNDSLTLAKYIQQIRVVAYQEVPIDSAIKQKSIHTQEMLNRTNLLVFNLQTNQEEILGYQRDMAKNTFRREFANIWDKASYVRPFKEILNQAVAKGNLTLVFYLENNLGKLFILALLVMASFLYLRSLKSIYRENNLLVNNFEGQLVLRYPFLSALLLVVNIGQFIFFSPPFILNVIFWAISCLSLTFLFHKFITRYWMGVWLLMVAFFLITAADNLILQASRVERWYMIIISLAGAIAGIFILLKGKKQDLREKLIVISIGLMTILEFGSTLANMFGRYNLSKTLLISGYLNVVVAILFLWTLRLINEGLFLAFNVYTQQDKKLFYLNFDKLGKKVPSGFYALLVFGWLILFGRNFAGFEYMVTPLTEFFVKERTLGDYTFSINGLLLFFVIMGVSVVISKIVSFFASDKHLAHDREDHTVMHGIGSWLLLIRIMILSIGLFLAIAAAGIPLDRITIVIGALGVGIGFGLQNIVNNLVSGLIIAFEKPVNVGDIVDIDGQAGTMKSVGFRSSVITTWDGADVVMPNGDLLNSHLINWSLAGNRRRVSIALGIDYDSDLDLVKTLLNTIFDEEERILKKPAPTINYDQFGSSSIDLKLYFWVKDFKEASAVKSDIIMAIANGLKENKVKIPYPQQEIFIQNLEQIKKPKK, encoded by the coding sequence ATGAAATTATTTTCTCGCCTCAGTGTATGCCTCACGTTTTTCTTGCTTGCGCCAGGGCTCCTTATTGCACAGCAAAAAACAGCTTTAAAAGACTCAACAGTTAAAGATAGCGTAATCACTTTTGTAGAGAAAATGCAGCTTTTTGCAAAACGGTCGGCAAGTAGAAGCGCTAAGGATTTTGAGGCAGATAAAGCTGTGCTTACCCAGAATAGAATTTTCGAAGAAGTTAAAAGAAACCTTCAAAAAGCTAAAATTTATCTAAATACATCAAACGATACCGCAAGCATAAAATCAAGTCTTGATGGAATCGAAAAAGATTTGAACACGGCTATCGACGGTGTAATTACAAACAAGGGAAGTGCCCAGACTTTTAGGAACCTTACGGCTACAGCTAAAATTTTAACAGAGCTACAGGTTAAAGCCACGAGGATTAAGGTTACGTTAGATTTACGCCAAAAAGAACTTAATACTTTCCGTTACCAATTGGATTCGTTACTCAGTATTCCAGAACTGTTTAAATTTTCAAACGATTCATTAACGCTGGCTAAATATATCCAGCAGATTAGGGTAGTTGCTTATCAAGAAGTACCTATAGACAGTGCTATTAAACAAAAGAGCATACACACCCAAGAGATGCTCAACAGAACCAATTTACTGGTTTTTAATCTGCAAACCAATCAGGAAGAGATTTTAGGCTATCAGCGTGACATGGCAAAAAACACTTTTAGAAGAGAATTTGCCAATATCTGGGATAAAGCCTCTTATGTTCGGCCTTTTAAGGAAATCTTAAATCAGGCTGTAGCAAAAGGCAACCTAACACTTGTTTTTTACTTAGAAAACAATCTTGGAAAGCTATTTATTCTTGCGTTACTGGTTATGGCATCTTTCCTTTATTTGCGTTCGCTAAAATCAATCTACAGAGAAAATAATCTTTTGGTTAATAATTTCGAGGGTCAGTTGGTGCTCCGGTATCCATTTCTATCGGCTTTGCTTTTGGTGGTAAACATTGGCCAATTTATTTTCTTTTCGCCTCCATTTATTCTTAATGTTATATTTTGGGCAATCTCTTGCCTTAGCTTAACCTTTCTTTTCCATAAGTTTATTACTCGTTATTGGATGGGCGTATGGCTGCTTATGGTGGCATTTTTTTTAATTACCGCTGCCGACAATCTTATTCTTCAAGCTTCGCGAGTTGAAAGATGGTACATGATTATCATTTCGTTAGCAGGAGCAATTGCTGGAATATTCATCCTCCTAAAAGGAAAAAAACAAGATCTTAGGGAAAAGTTGATTGTGATATCTATTGGGCTGATGACCATTTTGGAATTTGGCTCAACACTAGCAAATATGTTTGGCAGGTACAATCTATCAAAAACCTTACTTATTAGTGGCTACTTAAATGTAGTGGTCGCTATTTTATTCCTTTGGACATTAAGGCTAATTAATGAAGGTTTATTTCTGGCTTTTAATGTTTATACCCAACAAGACAAAAAACTATTTTATCTCAATTTCGACAAGCTAGGGAAAAAAGTGCCATCAGGTTTTTATGCGCTATTGGTATTTGGATGGCTAATCTTATTCGGGCGTAATTTTGCTGGTTTTGAATACATGGTTACGCCTTTGACAGAGTTCTTTGTTAAAGAACGAACCTTGGGCGATTATACTTTTAGCATTAATGGGCTGCTATTATTTTTCGTTATCATGGGGGTTTCTGTGGTCATCTCAAAAATTGTATCCTTTTTTGCATCAGATAAACATTTGGCGCATGACAGGGAAGATCACACTGTAATGCATGGCATTGGGAGTTGGTTGCTTTTAATTAGGATAATGATTTTAAGCATCGGGCTTTTTCTTGCCATTGCCGCAGCAGGAATTCCGTTAGATAGAATTACGATTGTGATTGGTGCTCTTGGAGTAGGTATTGGTTTTGGTTTACAGAACATTGTAAATAATTTAGTAAGTGGATTGATCATTGCTTTCGAAAAGCCAGTAAATGTTGGCGATATTGTTGACATAGACGGACAGGCTGGTACAATGAAATCAGTAGGGTTTAGAAGTAGTGTAATTACTACTTGGGATGGTGCAGATGTAGTAATGCCCAATGGCGATTTGCTAAACTCACATCTGATTAATTGGTCGTTAGCCGGAAATAGAAGACGTGTATCAATTGCACTTGGAATTGACTACGATTCGGACCTTGATTTGGTAAAAACTTTATTAAATACCATTTTTGATGAAGAGGAACGGATTTTAAAAAAACCCGCTCCAACTATTAACTACGATCAGTTTGGCAGTAGTTCTATAGATTTAAAGCTTTATTTTTGGGTTAAGGATTTTAAGGAGGCTTCGGCAGTTAAGAGTGATATCATCATGGCAATTGCCAATGGCTTGAAAGAAAATAAGGTTAAAATTCCTTATCCACAGCAAGAAATATTTATTCAGAACCTGGAACAAATCAAAAAACCAAAAAAGTAA